A single genomic interval of Arthrobacter globiformis harbors:
- a CDS encoding diacylglycerol/lipid kinase family protein: protein MTAQNASSPPRAAVVVNPAKAVGADLRASLVRLCDTQGWAEPLWLETTVEDPGVGQAREALEAGVDVVIAAGGDGTVRCVAEALAGTDTPMGMVPLGTGNLLARNMGVDISDPVSAAYDVLNGTDRTIDVARSTFDGSDDENVFLVMAGVGYDAAIMADTVDALKDRMGWLAYVEAGIRKLPGKPVRATVKVDGKHPVKRRIRSVMAGNCGRIMGGIEIFPEAKVDDGILDLLILAPRGHFGWLGVAAGIFGRKKNQKESAEYFQGKKIEVTLEQEEEFQLDGDHVGTVKRLSIWVDPGALKIRM, encoded by the coding sequence ATGACAGCCCAGAATGCTTCCTCGCCGCCACGGGCCGCCGTGGTCGTAAACCCCGCCAAGGCTGTTGGCGCCGACCTCCGCGCCTCGCTGGTCCGGCTGTGCGACACGCAGGGCTGGGCCGAGCCGCTGTGGCTGGAAACCACCGTTGAGGACCCGGGAGTGGGCCAGGCCCGCGAGGCGCTGGAGGCGGGGGTCGACGTCGTTATTGCCGCCGGCGGCGACGGTACCGTGCGGTGCGTGGCCGAGGCGCTGGCCGGGACGGATACGCCGATGGGGATGGTGCCGCTGGGCACGGGCAACCTGCTGGCCCGCAATATGGGCGTGGATATCTCCGATCCCGTCTCCGCCGCGTACGACGTCCTGAACGGCACCGACCGCACGATTGACGTCGCCAGGAGCACCTTTGACGGGTCCGACGACGAGAACGTCTTCCTGGTCATGGCTGGCGTGGGCTACGACGCCGCGATCATGGCGGACACGGTGGACGCACTGAAGGACCGCATGGGCTGGCTCGCTTACGTTGAAGCCGGCATCCGCAAGCTGCCGGGCAAGCCCGTCAGGGCCACAGTCAAGGTGGACGGCAAGCACCCCGTCAAGCGGCGGATCCGCAGTGTCATGGCCGGCAACTGCGGCAGGATCATGGGCGGCATCGAAATTTTCCCCGAAGCGAAGGTCGACGACGGCATCCTGGACCTGCTGATCCTGGCACCCCGCGGGCACTTCGGCTGGCTGGGCGTCGCGGCGGGCATCTTCGGCCGCAAGAAGAACCAGAAGGAATCCGCCGAGTACTTCCAGGGCAAGAAAATCGAGGTCACCCTCGAGCAGGAGGAGGAGTTCCAGCTCGACGGCGACCACGTGGGTACCGTCAAGCGCCTGTCCATCTGGGTGGATCCCGGGGCGCTCAAAATCCGGATGTAG
- a CDS encoding maleate cis-trans isomerase family protein gives MPATTSTLAYLEAFRAFGTERIGLFTPYTEDVNEAIIRSYERDGIKTVSHRCLGLSDNESFGRVSDDEMRPGSLELAADAPDALIYLCTNLYGANIAAGIEGGTGVPVLDSVAVTLWHCLKLAGSPLLAPRWGRLLGD, from the coding sequence ATCCCCGCCACGACATCCACCCTTGCGTACCTCGAGGCGTTCCGGGCCTTCGGCACCGAGCGAATCGGGCTGTTCACGCCGTACACGGAGGACGTCAACGAGGCCATCATCAGGTCCTATGAGCGGGACGGCATCAAGACCGTCAGCCACCGCTGCCTGGGCCTGAGCGACAACGAGTCCTTCGGCCGGGTCAGCGACGATGAAATGCGTCCCGGCTCTCTGGAGCTCGCGGCCGACGCTCCGGATGCGCTGATCTACCTCTGCACCAACCTGTACGGCGCCAACATAGCGGCCGGAATCGAGGGGGGCACGGGCGTTCCGGTGCTGGATTCGGTGGCCGTGACGCTGTGGCACTGCCTGAAACTTGCCGGCTCCCCCTTGCTCGCACCAAGGTGGGGCAGGCTCCTCGGGGACTGA